Proteins found in one Aethina tumida isolate Nest 87 chromosome 1, icAetTumi1.1, whole genome shotgun sequence genomic segment:
- the LOC109595082 gene encoding ADP-ribosylation factor 6, with amino-acid sequence MGKLLSKIFGNKEMRILMLGLDAAGKTTILYKLKLGQSVTTIPTVGFNVETVTYKNVKFNVWDVGGQDKIRPLWRHYYTGTQGLIFVVDCADRDRIDEARQELHRIINDREMRDAIILIFANKQDLPEAMKPHEIQEKLGLTRIRDRNWYVQPACATTGDGLYEGLTWLTSNHKS; translated from the coding sequence ATGGGGAAGCTATTGTCAAAAATCTTTGGCAACAAGGAGATGAGAATACTGATGTTAGGTCTGGACGCAGCAggaaaaacaacaatattatacaaaCTAAAGTTAGGCCAATCGGTGACCACAATTCCGACCGTCGGTTTCAACGTAGAGACAGTAACATACAAAAATGTGAAGTTCAATGTTTGGGACGTTGGGGGACAGGACAAAATACGGCCCCTGTGGCGCCACTACTACACAGGTACGCAAGGTTTAATATTCGTAGTGGACTGTGCTGATCGTGATAGGATCGATGAGGCTAGACAAGAACTGCATCGCATAATCAATGACCGCGAAATGCGGGACGCAATAATACTCATCTTCGCCAATAAACAAGATCTGCCCGAAGCAATGAAGCCGCACGAGATCCAGGAGAAGCTGGGACTCACCCGTATACGCGACCGCAACTGGTACGTGCAACCGGCCTGCGCCACAACCGGGGACGGATTATACGAAGGACTGACTTGGCTCACCAGCAACCACAAGTCATAG